A region of Novipirellula aureliae DNA encodes the following proteins:
- a CDS encoding restriction endonuclease: MSDAYPTDRHVYDYVITDSKTERKFVETLDKSTEVCVYAKLPKAFSIPTPVGNYNPDWAIAFNQGTVKHVFFVAETKGSMSSLELKKIEAAKIDCARKFFARITSDNVKYDVVDSYERLMELVQ; encoded by the coding sequence ATCTCGGACGCCTACCCCACCGACCGCCACGTCTACGACTATGTCATCACCGACAGCAAAACCGAGCGTAAGTTCGTCGAAACACTCGACAAGTCCACCGAAGTCTGTGTCTACGCAAAACTCCCCAAGGCTTTTTCGATCCCAACCCCCGTGGGCAACTACAACCCCGACTGGGCGATCGCCTTCAACCAAGGCACAGTCAAACACGTCTTCTTCGTCGCCGAGACCAAAGGCAGCATGAGTTCGCTGGAACTCAAAAAGATCGAAGCCGCCAAAATCGACTGCGCCCGCAAGTTCTTCGCCAGAATCACCAGTGACAACGTCAAATACGACGTCGTCGACAGCTACGAAAGGCTGATGGAGTTAGTGCAGTAG
- a CDS encoding UvrD-helicase domain-containing protein: protein MPTIRVATPHARSSVDGDAMKLCRERLRPVFGLIPARWRELERDEEQLVTLTTQQQVVLDGLSDNRRLAVRGGAGTGKTMLGLWRAVEYAREGIDTLFLCFNRQLGQWLNERMDEELSSTTRKHLQVNTFHGLCREFYRRARIPFSPPQDPQQKADFWANVVPNKMFDVLLDEVPSLRFEAIVVDEAQDFRSDWWLVIESLNRETNGRLAIFYDPNQNIFTDENTIPQTDAVFNLKINCRNTREIHDYSVKMMNADVQSSPRVPAGLKPIEIEVADSPQQREQCESLIKSWKTDYRISPNRLAILSHRKLERSCFNGVSRVAGMPITSDLNEWKKGNGVLFSTFAAFKGLEADAIVLLTSRPSPPSASDFYVATSRAKHLLAVIETTEA, encoded by the coding sequence GTGCCAACAATCCGCGTCGCTACCCCGCACGCCCGTTCATCCGTCGATGGGGATGCAATGAAGCTGTGTCGTGAACGGTTGCGTCCCGTATTTGGACTCATCCCAGCAAGATGGCGTGAACTCGAAAGGGACGAAGAACAGTTAGTCACGCTGACCACACAGCAACAAGTTGTACTTGATGGGTTGAGTGACAATCGTCGACTTGCAGTTCGCGGCGGTGCAGGCACCGGAAAGACGATGCTCGGACTTTGGCGCGCCGTTGAATACGCGAGAGAAGGTATCGACACGCTGTTTCTTTGTTTTAATCGACAATTGGGCCAGTGGCTGAATGAGCGCATGGACGAGGAACTTAGTTCCACCACTCGGAAGCATCTACAAGTCAATACATTCCACGGTTTGTGTCGCGAGTTCTATCGCCGGGCAAGGATTCCATTCTCGCCGCCCCAAGATCCGCAGCAGAAGGCCGACTTCTGGGCCAATGTCGTTCCGAACAAGATGTTTGATGTTCTACTTGACGAGGTTCCAAGCCTCCGATTTGAAGCGATCGTGGTTGACGAAGCCCAAGACTTTCGAAGCGATTGGTGGCTCGTAATCGAATCGCTCAATCGCGAGACAAATGGTCGTTTAGCAATTTTCTACGACCCCAATCAGAATATTTTCACTGATGAGAACACCATTCCGCAGACGGACGCAGTCTTCAATCTGAAGATCAATTGTCGAAACACGCGTGAGATACACGACTATTCAGTGAAAATGATGAATGCAGACGTGCAATCAAGCCCACGAGTTCCTGCTGGACTAAAACCTATCGAAATTGAAGTCGCTGATAGCCCGCAACAGCGTGAGCAATGCGAATCGTTGATCAAGTCATGGAAAACAGATTATCGAATTAGCCCAAACCGGCTTGCGATCCTGTCGCATCGCAAGCTGGAGCGATCCTGCTTCAATGGAGTTTCTCGCGTCGCAGGGATGCCAATCACGAGCGACTTGAACGAGTGGAAGAAGGGAAACGGAGTTTTGTTCTCCACCTTCGCCGCATTCAAAGGTCTAGAAGCCGATGCAATCGTCTTACTTACGTCTCGCCCCTCGCCACCTTCTGCAAGTGATTTCTACGTGGCTACGTCGAGGGCGAAGCATCTACTTGCAGTCATCGAGACAACCGAAGCGTAG